A single Salmo trutta chromosome 14, fSalTru1.1, whole genome shotgun sequence DNA region contains:
- the LOC115147474 gene encoding brain-specific angiogenesis inhibitor 1-associated protein 2-like protein 2 isoform X1 yields MSGANSDQLHRSTLSVYTNLMEQFNPGLQTLVTLGNSYVKAFQALAVTSEAYFSAVAKMGEQALHTLSSRSLGDVLVQISETQRRLTAEMEGVFRWFQVEVLQAMEKNVKLDEEYIDGSRRVYELEVRNQAEALERQLRRGAFRDSLEHSEYMQYLRQSQHDIMKEEERRYRFLAEKHCGLTQSLLFLINKTGASLQQKADGWKEKVNETRGSRPRSPTHPDQEDQLCGSVSSLLQTVDEDRDMSWARREQLALGRVPSRAPSPLHSRSRSSSVGESLGLGGGRTMRALLSHPHSSNPKLLPFTRGEMVTVLVQEPRNGWLYGRTDSSLRQGWFPAAYVSSIEDFSNLLGSSGTSLRSHSMNNLLDPSDTSMDQSEKVYGDVAPPATPTRRASVDFRPISPLPERRAEPEIVTRKNSLKGFNELPPPPPPPPPPPQPTTMLWRGSADFRPIQLIFPERTAESLSPLGASGENLLFPRGTNPFATVKLKPTTTNDRSAPRTH; encoded by the exons ATGTCGGGGGCGAACAGTGATCAGTTACATAGGTCTACGTTGTCTGTTTACACG AACCTGATGGAACAGTTCAACCCAGGCCTACAGACGCTAGTTACATTAGGAAACAGCTATGTCAAGGCtttccaag CCTTGGCTGTTACCAGTGAGGCCTACTTTAGTGCTGTAGCGAAGATGGGAGAACAGGCCcttcacacactctcctctcgCTCACTTG GAGATGTCCTGGTACAGATATCTGAGACGCAGAGAAGACTCACAGCTGAGATGGAGGGAGTG TTTcgatggttccaggtagaagttTTACAGGCCATGGAGAAGAATGTCAAGTTGGATGAAGAGTACATTGAT GGCAGTCGCAGGGTGTATGAGCTGGAGGTGAGGAACCAGGCAGAAGCTCTGGAGAGACAGCTGAGAAGAGGAGCCTTCAGAGACTCactg gAGCACAGTGAGTACATGCAGTACCTGAGACAGAGTCAACATGACATtatgaaggaggaggagaggag GTATCGCTTCCTGGCAGAGAAACACTGCGGACTGACACAGTCACTGCTCTTCCTCATcaacaag aCAGGGGCTTCCCTACAGCAGAAGGCTGATGGATGGAAGGAGAAAGTGAATGAGACACGAGGCTCCAGACCCCGTAGCCCCACCCACCCTGACCAGGAGGACCAG CTGTGTGGCTCAGTGAGCTCTCTGCTACAGACAGTAGATGAGGACAGAGACATGTCTTGGGCCAGGAGAGAACAGCTGGCCCTGGGGAGAGTGCCCTCTAGAG CCCCGTCCCCCCTCCACAGCCGATCCCGCTCCTCCTCAGTGGGTGAGTCTCTGGGTCTGGGTGGGGGTAGGACCATGAGAGCCCTGCTGTCCCACCCACACTCCTCCAACCCCAAACTCTTACCCTTCACCCGGGGAGAGATGGTCACCGTGTTGGTCCAGGAGCCGAGGAATGGGTGGCTGTATGGGAGAACGGATAGCAGCCTACG CCAGGGCTGGTTCCCAGCAGCTTATGTTTCTTCTATTGAAGACTTCTCTAACCTTTTGGGGTCCAG TGGCACTTCCTTGAGGAGCCACAGCATGAACAACCTTTTGGATCCCTCTGACACCTCCATGGACCAATCAGAAAAGGTCTACGGGGATGTCGCGCCCCCTGCCACACCCACTCGCAGGGCCTCCGTCGACTTCCGACCAATCTCTCCCCTCCCTGAGAGGAGGGCGGAGCCAGAGATTGTGACGAGAAAAAATAGCCTGAAGGGCTTTAACGAGCTCCCGCCCCCTCCTCCTCCGCCCCCGCCACCCCCTCAGCCTACAACAATGCTCTGGAGGGGGTCAGCTGACTTTCGACCAATCCAGCTTATTTTCCCGGAGAGGACAGCAGAGTCATTATCACCCCTTGGAGCTTCTGGAGAAAACCTACTCTTTCCCAG GGGAACCAATCCCTTTGCGACAGTGAAGCTTAAACCAACGACCACCAATGACAGATCAGCACCCAGGACCCACTGA
- the LOC115147474 gene encoding brain-specific angiogenesis inhibitor 1-associated protein 2-like protein 2 isoform X2, protein MEGVFRWFQVEVLQAMEKNVKLDEEYIDGSRRVYELEVRNQAEALERQLRRGAFRDSLEHSEYMQYLRQSQHDIMKEEERRYRFLAEKHCGLTQSLLFLINKTGASLQQKADGWKEKVNETRGSRPRSPTHPDQEDQLCGSVSSLLQTVDEDRDMSWARREQLALGRVPSRAPSPLHSRSRSSSVGESLGLGGGRTMRALLSHPHSSNPKLLPFTRGEMVTVLVQEPRNGWLYGRTDSSLRQGWFPAAYVSSIEDFSNLLGSSGTSLRSHSMNNLLDPSDTSMDQSEKVYGDVAPPATPTRRASVDFRPISPLPERRAEPEIVTRKNSLKGFNELPPPPPPPPPPPQPTTMLWRGSADFRPIQLIFPERTAESLSPLGASGENLLFPRGTNPFATVKLKPTTTNDRSAPRTH, encoded by the exons ATGGAGGGAGTG TTTcgatggttccaggtagaagttTTACAGGCCATGGAGAAGAATGTCAAGTTGGATGAAGAGTACATTGAT GGCAGTCGCAGGGTGTATGAGCTGGAGGTGAGGAACCAGGCAGAAGCTCTGGAGAGACAGCTGAGAAGAGGAGCCTTCAGAGACTCactg gAGCACAGTGAGTACATGCAGTACCTGAGACAGAGTCAACATGACATtatgaaggaggaggagaggag GTATCGCTTCCTGGCAGAGAAACACTGCGGACTGACACAGTCACTGCTCTTCCTCATcaacaag aCAGGGGCTTCCCTACAGCAGAAGGCTGATGGATGGAAGGAGAAAGTGAATGAGACACGAGGCTCCAGACCCCGTAGCCCCACCCACCCTGACCAGGAGGACCAG CTGTGTGGCTCAGTGAGCTCTCTGCTACAGACAGTAGATGAGGACAGAGACATGTCTTGGGCCAGGAGAGAACAGCTGGCCCTGGGGAGAGTGCCCTCTAGAG CCCCGTCCCCCCTCCACAGCCGATCCCGCTCCTCCTCAGTGGGTGAGTCTCTGGGTCTGGGTGGGGGTAGGACCATGAGAGCCCTGCTGTCCCACCCACACTCCTCCAACCCCAAACTCTTACCCTTCACCCGGGGAGAGATGGTCACCGTGTTGGTCCAGGAGCCGAGGAATGGGTGGCTGTATGGGAGAACGGATAGCAGCCTACG CCAGGGCTGGTTCCCAGCAGCTTATGTTTCTTCTATTGAAGACTTCTCTAACCTTTTGGGGTCCAG TGGCACTTCCTTGAGGAGCCACAGCATGAACAACCTTTTGGATCCCTCTGACACCTCCATGGACCAATCAGAAAAGGTCTACGGGGATGTCGCGCCCCCTGCCACACCCACTCGCAGGGCCTCCGTCGACTTCCGACCAATCTCTCCCCTCCCTGAGAGGAGGGCGGAGCCAGAGATTGTGACGAGAAAAAATAGCCTGAAGGGCTTTAACGAGCTCCCGCCCCCTCCTCCTCCGCCCCCGCCACCCCCTCAGCCTACAACAATGCTCTGGAGGGGGTCAGCTGACTTTCGACCAATCCAGCTTATTTTCCCGGAGAGGACAGCAGAGTCATTATCACCCCTTGGAGCTTCTGGAGAAAACCTACTCTTTCCCAG GGGAACCAATCCCTTTGCGACAGTGAAGCTTAAACCAACGACCACCAATGACAGATCAGCACCCAGGACCCACTGA
- the LOC115147477 gene encoding parvalbumin alpha — MAALKDFLKADDIQKALDAVKAEGSFDHKKFFALVGLKAMTPDNVKKVFQAIDADQSGFIEEEELKFVLKSFAEDGRDLTDTETKAFLNAADKDGDGKIGIDEFEVLVHEV; from the exons ATGGCCGCTTTGAAAGATTTTTTGAAAGCTGATGATATTCAGAAGGCCCTTGATGCAGTCAAAG ctgaGGGTTCCTTCGACCATAAGAAGTTCTTTGCTCTGGTGGGCCTGAAGGCCATGACTCCCGACAACGTCAAGAAGGTGTTCCAGGCTATTGATGCTGACCAGAGTGGCTTCATTGAGGAGGAGGAGCTCAA GTTTGTGCTGAAGAGTTTCGCTGAGGACGGCAGAGACCTGACCGACACCGAGACCAAAGCCTTCCTTAATGCCGCCGACAAGGACGGTGATGGAAAGATTGGCATCGACG AGTTTGAAGTCTTGGTCCATGAGGTGTAA